One part of the Rutidosis leptorrhynchoides isolate AG116_Rl617_1_P2 chromosome 1, CSIRO_AGI_Rlap_v1, whole genome shotgun sequence genome encodes these proteins:
- the LOC139884467 gene encoding uncharacterized protein gives MVPASLPRTSGLRLLSYCNQNCRGGITFRPLLSICSSISNYYYALKANQQLNQISTHYVSLSTSYMPRKTSQMVLKSRPFCTSSSVTNEPVPATTSSDNNKEKEENVVDMMKVKDMANTLDLRVGKILKAWRHEEADSLYVEEIDIGEPEPRIICSGLVKYIPLDDLQDKSVVVLANLKPRNMRGVKSYGMLMAASDASHENVELLEPPVGSVPGERIWFGTEDEKEKLPEAASANQIAKKKIWEQVQPHLATTDGCVARLCGSHLMITSGGSVGCKTLINANIA, from the coding sequence ATGGTGCCAGCCAGTCTTCCAAGAACTAGCGGGTTGCGCCTACTTTCGTACTGCAATCAAAATTGCAGGGGCGGTATTACTTTTCGTCCACTGCTTTCTATATGTTCTTCTATCTCAAATTACTACTATGCATTAAAGGCAAACCAGCAACTAAACCAAATTAGTACACACTATGTGTCGCTTTCAACATCATATATGCCAAGAAAGACGTCACAAATGGTATTGAAATCGAGACCATTTTGCACATCCTCAAGTGTAACCAACGAGCCGGTTCCCGCAACAACCTCCTCAGATAATAACAAAGAGAAAGAAGAAAATGTTGTTGATATGATGAAGGTTAAAGATATGGCAAATACGTTAGACTTAAGGGTCGGGAAGATTTTAAAAGCTTGGAGACATGAAGAAGCCGATTCGCTTTACGTTGAAGAAATAGACATTGGTGAACCTGAACCGAGAATAATATGTAGCGGACTCGTTAAATACATCCCACTTGATGATTTACAAGATAAAAGTGTTGTGGTTTTGGCCAACTTGAAACCAAGAAACATGCGTGGGGTGAAGTCATATGGAATGCTTATGGCTGCTTCTGATGCTTCACATGAAAATGTTGAGTTGCTCGAACCACCTGTGGGGTCAGTTCCAGGTGAGAGGATATGGTTTGGAAccgaagatgagaaagagaagcTTCCGGAAGCTGCTTCGGCTAACCAAATTGCAAAGAAGAAGATATGGGAGCAAGTGCAGCCTCATTTGGCTACAACAGATGGTTGTGTTGCTAGGTTATGTGGTTCACATTTAATGATAACTTCTGGTGGTTCGGTTGGATGTAAAACTTTAATCAATGCAAATATAGCATGA